In a genomic window of Jaculus jaculus isolate mJacJac1 chromosome 8, mJacJac1.mat.Y.cur, whole genome shotgun sequence:
- the Arhgap40 gene encoding rho GTPase-activating protein 40 yields the protein MTESALLPAARMEGLALSPLASPCPRIPRARIARQPGRWAHLGCSPGPSSGPTAPHQRPLRPRLADCSHARLSWADSVSLDGFWMEVERIQRRDELKEGDGGGGGGEGQLPEGAANSQWLQDTGLSGLLGGQGLDGDQQGLLSTLTQTQVAAVCRRLDIYARSARRRHKAPIRDVRDIFGVFTSEEVSSENGDSGMKWTQISSGASRTPSGAAEPQESEEPAGMDEDFNMDSAYSEQAVAFLQRTRPSSGGPWAWGKASLPRFRIPKGRLGLTRIGDLSSKDMKNIPALALIELTALCDILGLDLKRSKAGKWKAADTGLFGMPLDSLLEADHRVLPSTQVPLLLQALLSCLEKRGLHTEGILRVPGSQARVKGLEQKLERDFYAGLMSWDEVHPNDASDLLKRFLRKLPAPLLTAEYLPAFSAVPHIPDLKQRLQALHLLILLLPESNRNTLKALLEFLRKVVAQEQHNKMSLWNVSTVMAPNLFLPRGRSPKLPKGEKQLAEGAAEVVRIMVHYQDLLWTVASFLVAQVRKLNDSSGRRAQLCDGGLKTWLWRSHLDRDKTRDGLEATPEVAKIQVVWPSRDLLQVPLTPSTTVAHVLRQFAERLSPGSRGEEAGEDPKSSLSGHTASDNFFVCEVGGNIGEHRLDPDAYLLDLYRANPHGEWVIKRNPT from the exons CCCCGGGCCCTCCTCAGGCCCCACAGCTCCTCACCAGCGGCCCCTGCGACCTCGCCTGGCAGACTGCTCCCACGCGCGGCTGTCCTGGGCTGACAGCGTGTCCCTGGACGGTTTCTGGATGGAGGTGGAGAGGATCCAGCGGAGGGATGAACTGAAAGAGGGGGacggtggtggaggtggaggcgaAGGCCAGCTCCCAGAAG GGGCTGCCAACTCCCAGTGGCTGCAGGACACGGGTCTGTCCGGCCTCCTCGGTGGTCAGGGCTTGGATGGCGATCAGCAGGGACTCCTGTCTACCCTGACACAGACCCAGGTAGCTGCTGTGTGTCGGCGGTTAGACATCTATGCCCGTTCAGCCCGAAGACGGCACAAGGCACCTATCAGAGATGTCAGGGACATCTTTGGGGTCTTCACTTCTGAG GAGGTATCTTCAGAGAATGGAGACTCAGGAATGAAATGGACTCAGATCAGTTCTGGGGCTTCAAGGACTCCTTCAG GAGCGGCTGAGCCTCAGGAATCAGAGGAGCCAGCAGGAATGGATGAGGACTTCAACATGGACTCTGCCTACTCCGAACAAGCTGTAGCATTCCTGCAGAGGACCAGGCCATCCTCAGGAGGCCCCTGGGCCTGGGGCAAAGCCTCCCTGCCG AGGTTTCGAATCCCCAAAGGCAGACTGGGCCTGACCAGGATAGGAGACTTGTCTTCAAAGGACATGAAGAACATCCCTGCCCTGGCCCTCATAGAGCTGACGGCGCTCTGTGACATCCTGGGCCTGGACCTGAAAAGGAGCAAGGCCGGGAAGTGGAAGGCTGCAG ATACAGGTCTTTTCGGCATGCCGCTTGACAGCCTGCTGGAAGCTGACCACAGAGTTCTCCCCAGCACGCAGGTCCCACTGCTCCTTCAAGCT CTGCTGTCCTGTTTGGAAAAGAGAGGGCTGCACACGGAAGGCATCCTCAGGGTACCTGGGTCCCAGGCCAGGGTCAAG GGGCTGGAGCAAAAGTTGGAGAGAGACTTCTATGCTGGCCTCATGAGCTGGGATGAGGTGCATCCCAACGACGCATCCGATCTGCTCAAGAGGTTCCTGCGGAAGCTTCCAGCTCCTCTGCTCACAGCCGAGTACCTCCCGGCCTTCTCCGCAGTGCCCC ACATCCCTGACCTGAAGCAGCGCCTGCAGGCTCTccacctcctcatcctcctcctcccagaGTCCAACCGGAACACCTTAAAG GCACTCCTGGAATTCCTCAGGAAGGTGGTGGCCCAGGAGCAGCACAACAAGATGTCTCTGTGGAATGTTTCCACAGTGATGGCCCCTAATCTCTTCCTGCCCCGAGGGCGGTCTCCCAAGCTCCCCAAGGGGGAGAAGCAGCTGGCTGAGGGCGCAGCTGAGGTGGTACGCATCATGGTGCACTACCAGGACCTGCTCTGGACG GTCGCCTCTTTCTTGGTAGCCCAGGTGAGGAAGCTGAACGACAGTAGCGGCCGGCGTGCCCAGCTCTGCGACGGGGGTCTCAAGACTTGGCTCTGGAGGTCGCACTTGGACAGGGATAAGACGAGGGATGGGCTGGAGGCG acTCCCGAAGTGGCCAAGATCCAGGTGGTTTGGCCTAGCAGAGACCTGCTGCAGGTGCCTCTGACCCCCAGTACCACTGTGGCGCATGTCCTGAGGCAGTTCGCAGAGCGCCTCAGCCCTGGGTCACGGGGTGAAGAGGCCGGTGAGGACCCCAAGAGCAGCCTCTCAGG CCATACAGCATCAGACAACTTCTTCGTCTGCGAGGTTGGAGGGAACATTG GTGAGCATCGCCTGGACCCAGATGCCTACCTCTTAGATCTGTACCGTGCCAACCCCCATGGCGAGTGGGTCATTAAACGGAACCCCACCTAA